The DNA sequence ATGGGCGAGCACCGGCGTCGTCGCCGGAGTAGCGCTGGCCGTAGCCTGCACGGCTCCCGACTCGGGGGACATCCTGGAGATCGAGGCTGTGGGCAACGTCGTAGGACGCGTGTACTTCGACGCGAACGCCAACAACCGCGAAGACGCCGCCGATCCATCGGTGCCCGGGATTCCCGTGCGCATGACTGTGCGCGGGGCGCGTGAGGCGTTCGCGACCGAGGTGAGTGACGTCAACGGACAGTACACATTCGCCGATCTACCGGTAGGAACCTACTGGATCGGAGTGGACACACTGGTGCTGGGTGACACGCTCTTCGTTCTCGACGCGGACACGACCCCGGTCAACGTGCGTCCGACCGTGAATACAACGAAGGGGGTCGGGCTGGCGCTCGCGCAGGTCTCGATCGCCGAAGCTCGGCTGTTGCCCGTGGGCAAGAAGGTCACCATCGAAGGGTTTGCGCTGAACTCGCGCGTGGCCTTCGGAGACAGCACCATTCACCTATCCAATGGTCCCACTGCGATCCGGGCCATCAACACGCTCCGGAATTTCCCGCTGGTGACGGAGGGCGATAGCGTCCGCCTCACCGGGAGGACTGCGCGATACCTCGGGCAGCCCGTCCTGGATGGGGTGACCTCGCAGGTCCTGGTCCGGACGGGAACGCCCACGCCCGCGATCGTCTCTACCGTGGCGGCGGCTTCCGCCAATGGCGGTGCGCTGGACGCCAACCATGTGCAGGTCCGGGTGGCCACGGTGATCGACACCCTGACTGCGCCGAGCGGGGATCGGGTGGTGCGCGTGAACGACGGCACCGGAGTGCTGGAGGTCGTCTTCGACGACGACATCACCTTCAACCTCCCCTGGTTGCTGCCGGATTCGGTCGCTTCCCGACTGACGGGTGTGCTGGTGCCCACTGGGGCAGGGTCCTGGCAGATGAAGCCGAGGTCACAGGCCGACATCGTCCGTTGAGTTCGGCGACGCACTCCGTGCTTCTTCCTGGTCGATGAAGGAGCTGCGGGGTCCGGCCGCGCTGGCGCTCGCCCTTCTGGCGGGGGCGGAGCTCCTGGGAATGGGCGTCTGGTTCACCGCCAGCGCCCTCTCGGGAGAGTTGCAGCGCACCCTGGACCTCAGCGGGGGACAGGCGACCGCGCTCACCGCACTGGTGCAGTTGGGCTTTGTCGGTGGCACCGCTCTGGCCGCTCTGCTCAACATTGCGGACATCCTACCCGCTCGTCTCTACTTCGCGGTCTCCGCCCTGCTGGCCGGCGTCAGCAACGCGGCGCTGGTGCTGGCGCCCGACTTCGGCTGGGCGGCGGCAACCAGGCTCGCGACCGGCGTGTTCTTGGCTGGTGTGTATCCGCCGGCCATGAAGATGGCCGCCACGTGGTTCAAGGCCGACCGGGGGCTCGCCATCGGCGCCATCGTCGGGGCTCTCACCCTCGGCAAGGCGCTGCCCTATCTGGGGGTGGGCGTGGATCGCCTGGGCTGGCGGACCGTGGTGCTCGCCGCCTCCGCGTTCTCGATCGTGGGAGGGCTGACTGTCCTCGCCTTCTACCGGGACGGACCTCACGTGTTCGAGCGCCGTCCGTTCGCGTGGAACCTCGTTGGTGAAGTCGCGCGGAACCGGCCCGTGCGGCTGGCAACCGCCGGCTATCTTGGGCACATGTGGGAGCTGTACGCGGTCTGGACCGCGATCCAGCTCTTCTATCGTGATGTACTCTCCGAGCATCCCGCGCACGGACCCGGGCTGGCCAGCCTGCTCGCGTTCTCGACGATCGGGATCGGCGCGGCCGGGTCTCTGGTCGCCGGCCGCGGCGCCGATCGATGGGGGCGAGAACGGATTGCGGCGTTGGCCCTGCTCGTCAGTGGCAGTTGCGCCCTCTCGGTCGGGTGGCTCCAGCACGCGTCGCTGCTGCTCCTGGTCCCCGTGACGTGGGTGTGGGGGTTCTCCGTGGTCGCCGACTCGGCTCAGTTCTCCGCGCTCGTCACCGAGGTCGCCCCTCGGCACGCCGCAGGCACTGCTTTGACGTTACAGACGTCCCTGGGCTTTCTCCTGACGATGGTGACCATCCAGGGGACGCCCTGGTTGGCAGAGCGCTGGGGCTGGGGACCGGCGTTCTCGGCGCTGGCCGTCGGGCCTGCCTTCGGCATCGTGGCGATGGTGCGGTTGGCCGCGCTTCGTCGGGCGGGGGGCCAGTCGCAGGGGGGCTGACGCCGACGTTCGTCCCGCCCGGCCGCGACAGTGTGGGGACCGTTGGAACCGAACTGCCCTTCAACGCGTTTGTGTGGATCGACACCGCACGGCAGTGCTGACGCCGCCCAACGCCGCTCCGACGAAGGACGCTCGATGCCAGCCCCGCTTTCCCGACGAGATCCCGGCGAGCTTCTCGACCTCCTCACGGAAGCCAGGGCCCGCACCTGGTTGCTGGTGACTTCGCTGAGTGAGGAGGATCTGCGGCTCCAGCACGATCCCCTGATGAGTCCCATCGTCTGGGATCTCGGCCATATCGGTCACTTCGAAGACGTTTGGCTCTT is a window from the Gemmatimonadota bacterium genome containing:
- a CDS encoding MFS transporter — translated: MKELRGPAALALALLAGAELLGMGVWFTASALSGELQRTLDLSGGQATALTALVQLGFVGGTALAALLNIADILPARLYFAVSALLAGVSNAALVLAPDFGWAAATRLATGVFLAGVYPPAMKMAATWFKADRGLAIGAIVGALTLGKALPYLGVGVDRLGWRTVVLAASAFSIVGGLTVLAFYRDGPHVFERRPFAWNLVGEVARNRPVRLATAGYLGHMWELYAVWTAIQLFYRDVLSEHPAHGPGLASLLAFSTIGIGAAGSLVAGRGADRWGRERIAALALLVSGSCALSVGWLQHASLLLLVPVTWVWGFSVVADSAQFSALVTEVAPRHAAGTALTLQTSLGFLLTMVTIQGTPWLAERWGWGPAFSALAVGPAFGIVAMVRLAALRRAGGQSQGG
- a CDS encoding SdrD B-like domain-containing protein yields the protein MTRWGWASTGVVAGVALAVACTAPDSGDILEIEAVGNVVGRVYFDANANNREDAADPSVPGIPVRMTVRGAREAFATEVSDVNGQYTFADLPVGTYWIGVDTLVLGDTLFVLDADTTPVNVRPTVNTTKGVGLALAQVSIAEARLLPVGKKVTIEGFALNSRVAFGDSTIHLSNGPTAIRAINTLRNFPLVTEGDSVRLTGRTARYLGQPVLDGVTSQVLVRTGTPTPAIVSTVAAASANGGALDANHVQVRVATVIDTLTAPSGDRVVRVNDGTGVLEVVFDDDITFNLPWLLPDSVASRLTGVLVPTGAGSWQMKPRSQADIVR